Proteins encoded within one genomic window of Thiothrix litoralis:
- a CDS encoding lysozyme inhibitor LprI family protein, whose protein sequence is MALANSACDAPKNDFDGLYCLNKVYQEADKELNENYKKLKGKLDSEGKDLLKSGQLAWIEDRNSSCSRREGDEFFVNLECATNTTIERSQFLQDRIRECVSAGCQNSKL, encoded by the coding sequence ATCGCCCTAGCAAACTCTGCCTGCGATGCGCCGAAAAACGATTTCGACGGTTTATATTGCTTGAACAAGGTTTACCAAGAAGCCGATAAAGAACTCAATGAGAATTACAAAAAGCTCAAAGGCAAATTGGATAGCGAAGGCAAAGACCTTCTCAAATCCGGTCAATTGGCATGGATCGAAGACAGAAATTCCAGTTGCTCAAGACGTGAAGGCGATGAGTTTTTCGTTAATCTGGAGTGTGCGACGAATACCACCATCGAACGCTCGCAGTTTTTGCAAGACCGTATTCGTGAGTGTGTGAGTGCTGGCTGCCAAAACAGCAAGCTCTAA
- a CDS encoding type II toxin-antitoxin system Phd/YefM family antitoxin, with protein MSEAAISTLKNHLPEWVHLAETGQDIHITRHGKPVAVMISLAKYQHAFTGGATIVSAFRRWREQYPDAQGFTDAEQAQMHQRTREPYPETTSVWD; from the coding sequence ATGTCAGAAGCAGCGATTTCCACGCTCAAAAATCATTTGCCCGAATGGGTGCATTTAGCTGAAACGGGGCAAGATATTCACATTACCCGCCACGGTAAACCCGTTGCAGTGATGATTTCCCTAGCCAAGTACCAACACGCCTTCACGGGCGGGGCAACTATTGTCAGTGCCTTCCGTCGTTGGCGCGAACAATATCCTGATGCGCAAGGTTTTACGGATGCTGAGCAGGCACAAATGCACCAACGCACCCGTGAACCCTACCCTGAAACGACTTCGGTTTGGGATTGA
- a CDS encoding type II toxin-antitoxin system VapC family toxin has protein sequence MRYLLDTNVISEQTKPLPNAGVIRRWELDSIFACTSATVWHELWHGVHLLDEGKRKQGLVGALEILKASGLQILPFCEQAAEWLALERVRLKRLGLTPPKYDSEIAAVAVVNNLILVTRNVDDFVMFSGLRVENWFENVR, from the coding sequence ATGCGCTATTTATTGGATACCAACGTCATTTCCGAACAGACTAAGCCACTACCGAATGCTGGCGTTATCCGCCGTTGGGAGTTGGATAGCATATTTGCGTGTACTTCCGCCACCGTCTGGCATGAACTCTGGCACGGGGTGCATTTGCTGGATGAAGGCAAACGCAAACAAGGTTTGGTCGGGGCATTAGAGATTTTAAAAGCGAGTGGTTTACAGATCCTTCCATTCTGTGAGCAAGCGGCTGAATGGTTAGCGTTGGAACGTGTTCGGCTCAAACGCTTAGGATTAACACCACCGAAGTACGACAGCGAAATTGCTGCCGTGGCAGTGGTGAACAACCTGATTCTGGTGACACGCAACGTGGATGATTTTGTGATGTTCAGTGGCTTGCGGGTGGAAAACTGGTTTGAGAACGTTAGGTAA
- the purT gene encoding formate-dependent phosphoribosylglycinamide formyltransferase encodes MRIGTPLSPSATRVMLLGSGELGKEVIIALQRLGVEVIAVDRYPNAPGHQVAHRFHSINMADPAALRALVEAEKPHLIVPEIEAIATDELAAIEAAGLAEVIPTARTTQLTMNREGIRRLAAEELGVPTSRYHFASSLAEMQAAADDVGYPCFVKPVMSSSGKGQSMLKSAADVADAWEYALSAGRVNHGRVIVEECIHFDYEITLLTVRAVGANGAIETHFCAPIGHRQVKGDYVESWQSQPMTDSALAKAQDIAAKVTGNLGGRGLFGVELFVKGDDVWFSEVSPRPHDTGMVTMATQFQNEFELHARAILGLPVNTALHSTGASAVIYGGMEAEGIAFEGVEHALQVPESDIRLFGKPVSFERRRMGVALARGKDTDEARARAAEAASRVKPVLG; translated from the coding sequence ATGCGTATCGGAACCCCGCTCTCCCCTTCAGCCACCCGCGTCATGCTGCTTGGCAGCGGCGAACTTGGTAAGGAAGTCATCATCGCCCTGCAACGTTTAGGGGTCGAAGTGATCGCGGTAGACCGTTACCCGAATGCGCCGGGGCATCAAGTGGCACACCGTTTCCACAGCATCAATATGGCCGACCCGGCAGCCTTGCGTGCCTTGGTGGAAGCCGAAAAGCCGCACTTGATCGTGCCTGAAATCGAAGCGATTGCCACCGATGAATTGGCCGCCATCGAAGCGGCTGGCCTTGCCGAAGTCATCCCCACCGCCCGCACCACGCAATTGACCATGAACCGCGAAGGCATCCGCCGTCTGGCAGCGGAAGAACTCGGCGTACCGACCTCGCGTTACCACTTCGCCTCCAGCCTTGCCGAAATGCAAGCCGCTGCTGATGATGTGGGCTACCCGTGTTTCGTCAAACCCGTCATGTCCTCTTCCGGCAAAGGCCAATCCATGCTGAAAAGTGCAGCGGATGTGGCTGATGCATGGGAATACGCCCTTTCCGCCGGGCGCGTCAATCACGGGCGGGTGATCGTGGAAGAATGCATCCACTTTGATTACGAAATCACCCTGTTGACCGTGCGTGCCGTGGGTGCGAACGGCGCAATCGAAACCCACTTTTGCGCCCCCATCGGGCATCGTCAGGTCAAAGGCGATTACGTCGAAAGCTGGCAGTCGCAACCGATGACCGACAGCGCCCTCGCCAAAGCGCAAGACATCGCCGCGAAAGTCACCGGCAACCTCGGCGGACGTGGCCTGTTCGGAGTGGAATTATTCGTCAAAGGTGACGACGTATGGTTTTCGGAAGTCAGCCCACGCCCGCACGACACCGGCATGGTGACGATGGCAACGCAGTTTCAGAACGAATTTGAGCTACACGCCCGCGCCATTCTGGGTTTGCCAGTGAATACGGCGCTGCATTCCACCGGGGCAAGTGCGGTGATTTACGGCGGCATGGAGGCGGAAGGCATCGCGTTTGAAGGCGTCGAACACGCGCTGCAAGTGCCGGAAAGCGACATCCGCCTGTTCGGCAAGCCCGTATCGTTTGAACGTCGCCGTATGGGTGTGGCGTTAGCGCGGGGTAAGGATACGGATGAAGCGCGGGCGCGAGCGGCGGAAGCGGCGAGCCGCGTGAAGCCGGTGTTGGGTTAA
- a CDS encoding CDP-6-deoxy-delta-3,4-glucoseen reductase: MTFKVTVQPSGHTFLAEANETVLEAGLRQGVALPYGCRGGVCGSCAATVLSGQVHYPFGEPQGLAPYDEERGKAFLCMAGALSDLEIDSPRVGTEPDIEIKALPVRVEKLRKLADDVMELTLKLPASERLRFLAGQYIDILLKDGKRRGFSLANAPFNDQFLELHIRHVPGGYFTNHVFNEMKEKALLRIEGPLGSFYLRESERPLILMGGGTGFAPLKGMLEQMMAQGLEKPVHLYWGVRAKADLYMDNVIRSWVSRHPHLTYVPVLSEPQPEDQWLGRTGWVHEAVAADFPALSGHDVYLSGPPPMVNAAKTAFLAHGLPEAQLFYDSFEFSPDTLKAMQETQP, translated from the coding sequence ATGACTTTCAAGGTAACGGTGCAGCCCTCCGGGCATACTTTTTTGGCAGAGGCGAATGAAACGGTGCTGGAGGCGGGTTTGCGCCAAGGCGTGGCTTTGCCATATGGCTGCCGGGGCGGGGTGTGCGGTTCGTGTGCCGCAACGGTGCTGAGTGGTCAGGTGCATTACCCGTTTGGTGAGCCGCAAGGGCTGGCGCCTTACGATGAGGAGCGCGGTAAAGCCTTTCTGTGCATGGCGGGGGCGTTGAGCGATCTGGAAATTGATTCCCCGCGTGTGGGCACAGAACCGGATATTGAAATCAAGGCGTTGCCGGTGCGGGTCGAAAAGCTGCGCAAGCTGGCGGATGATGTGATGGAACTGACCCTGAAATTGCCTGCGTCGGAACGTTTGCGCTTTTTGGCGGGGCAATACATCGACATTTTGTTGAAAGATGGCAAACGCCGGGGCTTTTCGTTGGCGAATGCGCCGTTTAACGACCAGTTTCTGGAATTGCATATCCGTCATGTGCCAGGTGGGTATTTCACCAATCATGTGTTCAATGAGATGAAGGAAAAGGCGTTGTTGCGGATTGAGGGGCCATTGGGCAGTTTCTACCTGCGCGAATCAGAACGTCCGTTGATCCTGATGGGGGGCGGTACGGGGTTTGCGCCACTCAAGGGGATGCTGGAGCAGATGATGGCGCAAGGTTTGGAAAAGCCGGTGCATCTGTATTGGGGCGTGCGTGCCAAGGCGGATTTGTACATGGATAACGTCATACGCAGTTGGGTTTCTCGCCACCCGCACCTGACTTATGTGCCAGTGCTGTCCGAACCGCAGCCGGAAGATCAGTGGCTAGGGCGTACTGGTTGGGTGCATGAGGCCGTGGCGGCTGATTTCCCGGCGTTATCCGGCCATGATGTGTACCTGAGTGGCCCACCGCCGATGGTGAATGCTGCCAAAACCGCATTTTTGGCGCATGGCCTGCCAGAAGCACAACTGTTTTACGATTCGTTTGAGTTTAGCCCTGATACCCTCAAAGCCATGCAGGAAACACAGCCATGA
- a CDS encoding HIT family protein, producing MSEHEAGFSLHPQLAQDTHLVTDLPLCRVLLMDESRYPWFILVPRRAGIREIHELTPAERQQLWAESDQVNRALMALFQPDKLNLAALGNMVPQLHLHHIARFQRDAAWPAPVWGKFVPEPYAAGAAALRCEAMRSQL from the coding sequence ATGAGTGAACACGAAGCGGGTTTTAGCTTGCACCCGCAATTGGCACAAGATACCCATTTGGTGACGGATTTGCCGCTGTGCCGGGTATTGTTGATGGATGAGTCGCGTTACCCGTGGTTCATCCTCGTGCCACGCCGTGCGGGTATTCGTGAAATCCATGAATTGACGCCAGCAGAACGCCAGCAGTTGTGGGCAGAGTCGGATCAGGTTAACCGTGCTTTGATGGCATTATTCCAGCCTGACAAGCTGAATCTAGCGGCGTTGGGGAATATGGTGCCGCAATTGCACTTGCACCACATTGCTCGCTTTCAGCGTGATGCGGCTTGGCCTGCACCGGTATGGGGGAAGTTTGTTCCAGAACCTTATGCTGCTGGAGCCGCAGCGTTACGTTGCGAGGCGATGCGCTCGCAACTGTAA
- a CDS encoding phosphoribulokinase, with protein MSQKHPVIAVTGSSGAGTTFVKRAFEHIFFREKITAAVVEGDSFHSVTRAEFKQRSAVESNFSHFGPHANDFHSLEALFKSYGETGSGKKRYYLHNDAEAAHHVKRLADLGVACNASSGEFTPWEDTEPKTDILFYEGLHGLVKDASADKKYGGYDVAKYVDLGIGVVPSVNLEWIQKISRDHAERGYSPEATVDTIMRRMPDYINHITPQFSRTHINFQRVPTVDTSNPFIARDIPSPDESFVIIRFADPKRFNVDFPFLLSMVHDSFMSRRNSIVVPGGKMVLAMELILNPIIHDMIEAKHKA; from the coding sequence ATGTCCCAAAAACACCCAGTTATCGCTGTAACAGGTTCCTCAGGTGCTGGCACCACTTTCGTCAAACGCGCGTTTGAGCACATTTTCTTCCGTGAAAAAATCACGGCAGCGGTGGTGGAAGGCGATAGCTTCCACAGCGTTACCCGTGCTGAATTCAAGCAGCGCTCCGCAGTAGAAAGTAATTTCAGCCACTTTGGCCCACACGCCAACGACTTCCACTCACTGGAAGCCCTGTTCAAAAGCTACGGCGAAACCGGCAGCGGCAAAAAGCGTTACTACTTGCACAACGATGCTGAAGCCGCGCATCACGTCAAGCGATTGGCGGATTTGGGTGTGGCTTGCAATGCGAGTTCTGGCGAATTCACTCCGTGGGAAGATACCGAACCCAAGACTGACATCCTGTTCTACGAAGGGCTGCATGGCTTGGTAAAAGATGCTAGCGCCGACAAGAAATACGGCGGCTACGACGTGGCTAAATACGTGGATCTGGGGATTGGGGTTGTACCCAGCGTGAATCTGGAATGGATCCAGAAGATTTCCCGTGACCACGCCGAGCGCGGCTATTCACCGGAAGCGACCGTTGACACCATCATGCGTCGGATGCCGGATTACATTAACCACATCACCCCGCAATTCTCGCGCACCCACATCAACTTCCAGCGTGTGCCGACCGTGGATACTTCCAACCCGTTCATTGCGCGTGATATTCCATCACCGGATGAAAGTTTCGTGATCATCCGTTTCGCTGACCCGAAACGTTTTAATGTGGACTTCCCATTCCTATTGTCCATGGTTCACGACTCCTTCATGTCACGCCGTAACAGCATCGTCGTGCCGGGTGGCAAAATGGTACTGGCCATGGAACTGATCCTGAACCCGATCATCCATGACATGATTGAAGCGAAGCATAAAGCGTAA
- the rimO gene encoding 30S ribosomal protein S12 methylthiotransferase RimO has product MKQAQPRVGFVSLGCPKALVDSERILTQLRAEGYEISGSYDDADLVVVNTCGFIDSAVEESLDAIGEALHENGKVIVTGCLGANADKVLDAYPNVLAVSGPHAYEAVMQSVHAHLPPLHDPYMHLIPPQGVRLTPRHYAYLKISEGCNHRCSFCIIPSLRGDLVSRPIGDVLQEAENLVNAGVRELLVISQDTSAYGIDVKYRTGFWQGRPIKTHSQQLAEALGDMGVWVRLHYVYPYPHVDNLIPLMAEGKILPYLDIPFQHASPSVLKAMRRPAHAEKVLDRLKNWRETCPDIAVRSTFIVGFPGETEDDFEMLLDFLQEAQLDRVGAFTYSAVDGAPANAIDGAVPEEVKEERLERFMEVQADISAAKLSRLIGKTMTVLVDESGDGQSIGRTHRDAPEIDGEVIIEGVELPVGEFAQVRITHADEHDLWGKI; this is encoded by the coding sequence ATGAAGCAAGCTCAGCCCCGTGTCGGTTTCGTTAGTCTCGGTTGTCCCAAAGCATTGGTGGATTCCGAACGTATCCTTACCCAATTGCGTGCCGAAGGTTATGAAATCAGCGGTAGTTACGATGATGCCGATCTGGTGGTGGTAAATACCTGCGGTTTCATTGATTCGGCGGTGGAAGAGTCGCTGGATGCGATTGGCGAAGCTTTGCATGAAAATGGCAAGGTGATCGTCACTGGCTGTCTGGGGGCAAACGCCGACAAGGTGCTGGATGCTTACCCTAACGTGCTGGCGGTCAGTGGCCCCCATGCTTATGAAGCGGTCATGCAATCGGTACACGCGCATCTGCCGCCGCTGCATGACCCGTATATGCACCTGATCCCGCCACAGGGTGTGCGCCTGACGCCGCGCCATTACGCTTACCTGAAGATTTCGGAAGGTTGTAACCACCGTTGTTCCTTCTGCATTATCCCGTCATTGCGGGGTGATCTGGTGTCGCGTCCGATCGGTGATGTGTTGCAGGAAGCTGAAAATCTGGTGAATGCCGGTGTCAGAGAATTGCTGGTGATTTCGCAAGACACCAGTGCTTATGGTATTGACGTGAAATACCGTACTGGTTTCTGGCAAGGCCGCCCGATCAAAACCCATTCCCAGCAGTTGGCGGAAGCCTTGGGCGACATGGGTGTATGGGTGCGTCTGCATTATGTTTACCCTTACCCGCACGTTGATAACCTGATTCCGTTGATGGCGGAAGGCAAAATTTTGCCGTATCTGGATATTCCTTTCCAGCACGCCAGCCCTTCGGTGCTGAAAGCCATGCGTCGCCCGGCTCATGCAGAGAAAGTCTTGGATCGCTTGAAGAATTGGCGTGAAACCTGCCCGGATATCGCGGTGCGCAGTACCTTCATTGTGGGTTTCCCCGGTGAAACCGAGGACGACTTTGAGATGCTGCTGGACTTTTTGCAGGAAGCGCAACTTGACCGAGTGGGCGCCTTCACGTACTCAGCAGTGGATGGCGCACCCGCCAATGCTATCGACGGCGCTGTCCCTGAGGAAGTCAAAGAGGAGCGGCTAGAACGTTTCATGGAAGTACAGGCTGACATCAGTGCCGCCAAGCTCAGCCGCCTGATCGGTAAAACCATGACCGTGCTGGTGGATGAGTCCGGGGATGGGCAAAGCATTGGGCGTACTCACCGCGATGCCCCTGAGATTGACGGCGAGGTAATCATTGAAGGGGTAGAATTGCCGGTAGGGGAATTTGCCCAAGTGCGCATTACTCACGCTGATGAGCATGACCTATGGGGGAAAATTTAA
- a CDS encoding D-alanyl-D-alanine carboxypeptidase/D-alanyl-D-alanine-endopeptidase: protein MKNGKSMRILHLGTLLVLSISMAACSSQNVQPDTALASTNTHSQPELFGEAESPAPARNTQPQAYRQEPRQVAQVSRVASAPAARIQPARLSSAGGDKTYRGSGKLNRLPDNIASSLRLRGLPEQNLGAYVRPVSGGQPLLVAYADTPRNPASTMKLVTTYTALGVLGPNYRWPTEIYTAGNQMGDTLQGDVIIKGYGNPNFGEQDFRQLLQALRARGIRNINGNFVVDKSYFNVPYQAAIDGNANADYNAQPEALLYNERGSCYEMRNKAGQVQRMCPIKPRNGSDLNANLFADFWRIWVGEMSGSMNGGLQVQSLPGGAQLVNTQYSAPLRDIIVEINKESNNVKARQLLLSAGAKQFGAPGTTQKGAGAVGQWLESRGLRFSNLKIENGSGLSRIERISTREMGEMLVDAYNSPYRDDLMRSMAVLGTDGTVKNRLKNLAGRGKFKTGTLRNVRALAGYLTAANGQTYVVALLHNDANIRATAKEAHDDLVEWVYYGAQNNVASAQ, encoded by the coding sequence ATGAAAAACGGGAAATCCATGCGAATTTTGCACCTTGGCACATTATTAGTGCTCTCGATTTCGATGGCGGCGTGTAGCTCACAGAACGTCCAGCCAGACACTGCACTAGCCAGCACTAACACACACTCTCAACCAGAGCTATTTGGGGAAGCCGAATCACCAGCGCCAGCGCGTAATACCCAACCGCAAGCCTACCGCCAAGAGCCACGTCAGGTCGCTCAGGTTAGCCGGGTAGCCAGCGCACCGGCGGCACGCATTCAGCCAGCCCGCCTCAGCTCTGCGGGTGGCGACAAAACTTACCGTGGTTCCGGCAAACTCAACCGCTTGCCTGATAATATTGCCAGCAGCCTACGCCTGCGCGGATTGCCAGAACAAAACCTCGGCGCGTATGTCCGCCCGGTCAGCGGTGGCCAACCACTGCTGGTAGCCTATGCCGACACACCGCGTAACCCGGCTTCCACCATGAAACTGGTCACCACGTATACCGCACTGGGTGTGCTGGGGCCGAACTACCGCTGGCCTACCGAAATTTACACGGCAGGCAACCAGATGGGCGACACCTTGCAAGGTGATGTCATCATCAAAGGTTACGGCAACCCCAACTTCGGTGAACAGGACTTCCGCCAACTGCTGCAAGCCCTGCGGGCGCGGGGTATCCGCAATATCAACGGCAACTTCGTGGTCGACAAAAGCTACTTCAATGTCCCCTATCAGGCGGCGATTGACGGCAATGCGAATGCAGATTACAACGCCCAACCAGAAGCACTGCTCTATAACGAACGCGGCAGTTGTTACGAAATGCGCAACAAAGCCGGTCAAGTTCAACGCATGTGCCCCATCAAGCCACGTAATGGCAGCGACCTAAATGCCAACCTGTTCGCCGATTTCTGGCGCATCTGGGTCGGTGAAATGAGCGGCAGCATGAATGGTGGCTTACAAGTGCAATCCCTACCCGGTGGGGCGCAACTCGTCAATACCCAGTATTCAGCGCCACTGCGTGACATCATTGTTGAAATCAACAAGGAAAGTAACAACGTCAAAGCGCGTCAATTACTGCTGTCCGCAGGTGCCAAGCAATTCGGCGCACCGGGAACCACCCAGAAAGGTGCTGGCGCGGTCGGGCAATGGCTGGAAAGCCGTGGCCTGCGCTTTTCCAACCTGAAAATCGAGAATGGTTCTGGCCTCAGCCGGATAGAACGTATTTCAACCCGTGAAATGGGCGAAATGCTGGTTGACGCTTACAACAGCCCTTACCGTGATGATCTGATGCGCTCGATGGCGGTGCTCGGCACTGATGGTACGGTGAAAAATCGTCTGAAAAACCTCGCAGGGCGCGGCAAGTTCAAAACCGGCACCTTGCGTAATGTGCGGGCATTGGCAGGCTATTTGACTGCCGCCAACGGGCAAACCTACGTGGTTGCCTTGCTGCACAATGATGCCAATATCCGCGCTACCGCCAAGGAAGCGCATGATGACCTAGTAGAATGGGTGTACTACGGCGCTCAGAACAATGTTGCCAGCGCACAATAA
- a CDS encoding septal ring lytic transglycosylase RlpA family protein has product MKIVQQTGLSGWSRRVGIGMTALALAVTFSLPTSVAAKEKKSSSKVTEHKKASKKVSKKPRKPKAVVKRPKTANKAGKVTKTTVAKTTKVSKSKVVSKKPRKPALKRVSYQPTKHSSSLVWKSSQKPKQAYYVMPASFSGDVAKPQQPPKYLKPAVDPVKASTASSDQIPESGKAHQVGTASYYSDNFDGKKTASGERFDQDNLTCAHGSLPFGCRIRVTNLRNNKAVDVKVNDRGGFSKRSSRVVDLSKAAAKKIGMMATGTAKVKVEVLQ; this is encoded by the coding sequence ATGAAAATAGTACAACAAACCGGACTGTCAGGTTGGTCGCGCCGGGTTGGAATTGGCATGACGGCGTTGGCTCTTGCAGTCACATTCAGTTTGCCAACGTCCGTTGCTGCGAAGGAAAAAAAATCCTCCAGTAAAGTGACAGAACACAAGAAGGCGAGCAAGAAAGTCAGCAAAAAACCCCGCAAGCCTAAGGCAGTAGTAAAACGCCCCAAAACGGCTAACAAGGCTGGCAAAGTTACCAAGACAACGGTAGCCAAGACGACCAAGGTTAGCAAAAGCAAGGTTGTTAGTAAAAAGCCTCGCAAGCCTGCGCTGAAGCGGGTTAGTTACCAGCCGACGAAGCACTCATCCTCGTTGGTTTGGAAGTCATCCCAAAAACCTAAACAGGCTTATTATGTGATGCCAGCTTCGTTTTCAGGCGATGTGGCTAAACCTCAACAACCGCCCAAGTACCTGAAACCTGCCGTAGATCCTGTAAAAGCATCTACCGCCTCCTCCGATCAGATTCCCGAATCTGGCAAGGCTCACCAAGTGGGGACGGCCTCTTATTACAGCGATAACTTTGATGGAAAGAAAACGGCTAGCGGCGAGCGCTTTGATCAGGATAACCTGACCTGTGCCCACGGTAGCTTACCGTTTGGTTGTCGCATTCGCGTGACCAACCTGCGCAACAACAAAGCCGTAGACGTTAAAGTCAATGACCGAGGTGGTTTCAGCAAACGGAGTAGTCGAGTCGTCGACCTGTCGAAAGCGGCCGCAAAAAAGATCGGCATGATGGCAACCGGTACAGCCAAAGTGAAGGTTGAGGTATTGCAATAA
- a CDS encoding sensor histidine kinase yields MREETFALSQQLVGQLTAELEKHRYLPELLAKTLDLRPVLSSPSPDPAALSALNRTLETANRIAATANIYLMRRDGTTLAASNWHTGASFVGKNFAFRQYFKQAMQGQLGRYYALGTTSKKRGYYFAHAVNDAAGKPLGVMVVKVDINTQEEQWKQENADFMVTDRDGVVFMSSQPAWRLHSLRPLSEAKQTALYQNQRYDQQVIEALPGQWPLSPATEWQQVPVEQQQSLVHKRAMAFIDWDVYVLTDWSSVTRSVLITVLLTAFMLLLTLLLLYVLWKNQRQRRDYEQQAREELEAKVVERTRELHRTQEELVQAAKMAALGQLSAGINHEINNPLTAIRAYADNATQFLDIGKPDIARSNLVEIVGLTERMAAITRQLKTFSRKSAGQIETCDLHRALDSALSIVQPKLAQSRIVLEQYRAEQTRYVQADLVWLEQILVNLLSNAAEAVLEQDEQRLWILVQTADGQVCVSVRDNGAGISEDAMPHVFEAFFTTKTIGKGLGLGLSISYRLARDMNGHLSVTNAPQGGAVFTLTLQQAADGGQA; encoded by the coding sequence TTGCGCGAAGAAACCTTCGCGCTATCACAACAGTTGGTCGGGCAGTTAACGGCTGAATTGGAAAAACACCGTTACCTGCCTGAATTATTAGCGAAAACCCTTGATCTGCGCCCCGTGTTAAGCTCCCCTAGCCCTGATCCTGCCGCTTTGTCGGCTCTTAACCGAACCTTGGAAACCGCTAACCGTATCGCGGCGACCGCCAACATTTACCTGATGCGTCGGGACGGTACTACCCTTGCCGCCAGTAACTGGCATACAGGCGCGTCATTTGTGGGCAAGAACTTCGCGTTTCGCCAATACTTCAAGCAAGCTATGCAAGGGCAGTTGGGGCGCTACTACGCATTGGGGACGACTTCCAAAAAACGCGGTTACTATTTCGCCCATGCGGTGAATGATGCCGCTGGCAAGCCATTGGGGGTGATGGTGGTGAAAGTCGACATCAATACCCAAGAAGAACAATGGAAGCAGGAAAACGCTGATTTCATGGTGACGGATCGCGATGGCGTAGTATTTATGTCCAGCCAACCCGCGTGGCGCTTGCATTCCTTGCGCCCCTTGTCTGAAGCAAAGCAAACCGCCCTGTACCAAAACCAGCGTTATGACCAGCAAGTGATTGAAGCATTGCCGGGACAATGGCCGCTTAGCCCGGCGACCGAGTGGCAACAAGTACCTGTTGAGCAGCAGCAATCGTTGGTGCACAAGCGGGCGATGGCTTTTATTGACTGGGATGTCTATGTCCTTACTGATTGGAGTAGCGTCACCCGTAGTGTGCTGATAACGGTGCTGTTAACAGCTTTTATGCTGCTGCTCACCCTGTTGCTGCTGTATGTTTTGTGGAAAAACCAGCGCCAACGCCGTGACTACGAGCAACAAGCCCGTGAAGAACTTGAAGCCAAAGTGGTCGAACGTACCCGTGAATTGCACCGCACTCAGGAAGAATTGGTACAAGCCGCGAAAATGGCAGCACTGGGGCAGCTTTCCGCCGGGATCAACCACGAAATCAATAACCCGCTGACCGCGATTCGTGCTTACGCCGACAATGCCACGCAATTCCTCGACATTGGCAAGCCGGACATTGCCCGCAGCAATCTGGTGGAAATCGTTGGCTTGACCGAACGCATGGCCGCGATTACCCGCCAACTCAAAACCTTTTCGCGCAAAAGTGCCGGGCAGATTGAAACTTGCGATTTGCACCGGGCGCTGGATTCCGCCCTCAGCATTGTTCAGCCGAAACTCGCGCAAAGCCGAATTGTGCTGGAACAATACCGTGCCGAGCAGACCCGTTACGTGCAGGCCGATCTGGTGTGGTTGGAACAGATTCTGGTCAACCTGTTGAGCAATGCCGCCGAAGCGGTGCTGGAACAGGATGAACAGCGCCTCTGGATTCTGGTGCAAACGGCAGATGGGCAAGTCTGCGTCAGTGTACGTGACAATGGCGCGGGGATTAGCGAAGATGCCATGCCGCATGTATTTGAAGCCTTCTTTACCACCAAAACCATTGGTAAAGGTTTAGGGCTGGGCTTGTCGATTTCCTACCGACTCGCCCGCGACATGAATGGTCATTTGAGTGTGACGAACGCCCCGCAAGGTGGCGCGGTTTTCACCCTAACCCTGCAACAGGCCGCTGACGGAGGTCAAGCATGA